Proteins encoded within one genomic window of Diceros bicornis minor isolate mBicDic1 chromosome X, mDicBic1.mat.cur, whole genome shotgun sequence:
- the SCML1 gene encoding sex comb on midleg-like protein 1 isoform X1, translated as MSSGSSEIDVIRTRIPVHGEDDDTILYAFEPNPARVKTQESVLSDTPYNEEEEKTILDVFNHCQAINDAIQNLDKKVDVINGKVSKIRRFRVKPLRQNHKFGYSYKKYYYLLSRKVKLQKMKKKELSSSFSYPESYSPTIPVRRPEIDYDSNFVGSPYQSQESQEHELQSFPAELEPELEQELEPTLSQNLSPPSLFSSHSYPSYFTPDEPVQGTPTMTCFGSPEARSTRSVASSPQASSPGSAAMLAQDEPSPVHNPEMMAYPTSLENKSFDLTASSLCMPAGIATSSPVRADPGMLNQGFSDDPLTWSVDEVILFLKHIDPQISCSLADTFRQHDIDGKALLLLQGDIMMKYMGLKLGTTVKLCHYIERLKEKSASTIEKMFVSI; from the exons ATGTCTAGTGGCTCCAGTGAAATCGATGTG ATAAGAACACGAATACCTGTTCATGGTGAAGATGATGACACTATTCTTTATGCATTTGAACCAAACCCTGCACGTGTCAAGACT CAGGAAAGTGTTCTATCTGACACACCCTAcaatgaagaggaagaaaaaacaattctGGACGTCTTTAATCATTGCCAG GCTATCAATGATGCTATTCAAAACCTGGATAAGAAGGTTGATGTCATTAATGGAAAGGTTTCAAAAATTCGTCGTTTTCGTGTGAAACCATTACGGCAAAATCAC AAGTTTGGATATTCATACAAAAAGTATTATTACCTGCTTTCTAGAAAGGTCAAATtgcagaaaatgaagaagaaggaGCTTTCTTCTTCATTCTCTTACCCTGAAAGTTATAGCCCAACTATACCAGTAAGAAGGCCGGAAATTGATTATGATAGCAACTTTGTAGGATCACCTTACCAGTCACAGGAGTCCCAGGAACATGAGTTGCAGTCATTCCCTGCAGAGCTGGAGCCAGAGCTGGAGCAGGAGCTGGAGCCGACCCTCAGCCAGAATCTGtcgcctccctccctcttctcttcgCATTCATATCCATCGTATTTCACACCCGATGAGCCAGTGCAGGGCACCCCCACCATGACCTGTTTTGGCAGCCCAGAGGCCCGCAGCACCAGGAGTGTCGCCTCATCTCCCCAAGCTtcctcaccaggatctgcagccATGCTGGCCCAAGACGAACCCAGTCCAGTACATAACCCTGAGATGATGGCTTACCCAACTTCACTGGAAAATAAGAGCTTTGACCTTACTGCCTCATCTCTCTGCATGCCGGCTGGCATTG CTACAAGTTCACCAGTTAGAGCTGACCCGGGTATGCTAAACCAAGGCTTCTCTGATGACCCTTTAACCTGGTCTGTGGATGAAGTGATCCTGTTTCTGAAACATATAGATCCACAGATATCATGCTCCCTCGCCGACACCTTCAGGCAACAC GACATTGACGGGAAAGCTCTTCTACTACTCCAGGGTGACATAATGATGAAGTACATGGGGTTGAAGCTGGGGACAACTGTGAAGTTGTGCCACTACATCGAAAGGCTGAAAGAAAAAAGTGCTTCAACAATTGAAAAAATGTTTGTGTCGATTTAG
- the SCML1 gene encoding sex comb on midleg-like protein 1 isoform X2, giving the protein MSSGSSEIDVIRTRIPVHGEDDDTILYAFEPNPARVKTAINDAIQNLDKKVDVINGKVSKIRRFRVKPLRQNHKFGYSYKKYYYLLSRKVKLQKMKKKELSSSFSYPESYSPTIPVRRPEIDYDSNFVGSPYQSQESQEHELQSFPAELEPELEQELEPTLSQNLSPPSLFSSHSYPSYFTPDEPVQGTPTMTCFGSPEARSTRSVASSPQASSPGSAAMLAQDEPSPVHNPEMMAYPTSLENKSFDLTASSLCMPAGIATSSPVRADPGMLNQGFSDDPLTWSVDEVILFLKHIDPQISCSLADTFRQHDIDGKALLLLQGDIMMKYMGLKLGTTVKLCHYIERLKEKSASTIEKMFVSI; this is encoded by the exons ATGTCTAGTGGCTCCAGTGAAATCGATGTG ATAAGAACACGAATACCTGTTCATGGTGAAGATGATGACACTATTCTTTATGCATTTGAACCAAACCCTGCACGTGTCAAGACT GCTATCAATGATGCTATTCAAAACCTGGATAAGAAGGTTGATGTCATTAATGGAAAGGTTTCAAAAATTCGTCGTTTTCGTGTGAAACCATTACGGCAAAATCAC AAGTTTGGATATTCATACAAAAAGTATTATTACCTGCTTTCTAGAAAGGTCAAATtgcagaaaatgaagaagaaggaGCTTTCTTCTTCATTCTCTTACCCTGAAAGTTATAGCCCAACTATACCAGTAAGAAGGCCGGAAATTGATTATGATAGCAACTTTGTAGGATCACCTTACCAGTCACAGGAGTCCCAGGAACATGAGTTGCAGTCATTCCCTGCAGAGCTGGAGCCAGAGCTGGAGCAGGAGCTGGAGCCGACCCTCAGCCAGAATCTGtcgcctccctccctcttctcttcgCATTCATATCCATCGTATTTCACACCCGATGAGCCAGTGCAGGGCACCCCCACCATGACCTGTTTTGGCAGCCCAGAGGCCCGCAGCACCAGGAGTGTCGCCTCATCTCCCCAAGCTtcctcaccaggatctgcagccATGCTGGCCCAAGACGAACCCAGTCCAGTACATAACCCTGAGATGATGGCTTACCCAACTTCACTGGAAAATAAGAGCTTTGACCTTACTGCCTCATCTCTCTGCATGCCGGCTGGCATTG CTACAAGTTCACCAGTTAGAGCTGACCCGGGTATGCTAAACCAAGGCTTCTCTGATGACCCTTTAACCTGGTCTGTGGATGAAGTGATCCTGTTTCTGAAACATATAGATCCACAGATATCATGCTCCCTCGCCGACACCTTCAGGCAACAC GACATTGACGGGAAAGCTCTTCTACTACTCCAGGGTGACATAATGATGAAGTACATGGGGTTGAAGCTGGGGACAACTGTGAAGTTGTGCCACTACATCGAAAGGCTGAAAGAAAAAAGTGCTTCAACAATTGAAAAAATGTTTGTGTCGATTTAG